A DNA window from Pungitius pungitius chromosome 1, fPunPun2.1, whole genome shotgun sequence contains the following coding sequences:
- the LOC119222993 gene encoding endophilin-A1-like, translating to MSVAGFKKQFHKATQKVSEKVGGAEGTKLDDDFKEMEKKVDVTSRAVLDIMTKTTEYLQPNPASRAKLSMINTMSKIRGQDKGPGYPQAESVLGDAMLRFGRELGDESSFGLALIDASEAMKELGEVKDALDMEVKQNFIDPLQNLHDKDLKEIQHHLKKMEGRRLDFDYKKKRQGKVQDDEIKQALEKFDESKEVAEQSMFNLLESDIEQVSQLAALVQAQLEYHSRSAEILQQLSSKMEDRIKEVSAKPRKEYAPKPRMTLELLPPSESHNGGINSAKSPGRSPAPLDQPCCRALYDFEPENEGELGFKEGDVITLTNQIDDNWYEGMINGQSGFFPINYVDILVPLPR from the exons ATGTCTGTCGCGGGGTTCAAGAAGCAGTTCCATAAAGCCACTCAG AAAGTCAGTGAGAAGGTTGGAGGGGCGGAAGGAACCAAGCTAGACGATGACTTTAAAGAAATGGAAAAG AAGGTGGACGTCACCAGCAGAGCGGTGTTGGACATCATGACCAAAACGACAGAGTACCTTCAACCTAATCCag CGTCCAGAGCCAAGCTGAGTATGATCAACACCATGTCCAAGATCCGCGGGCAGGACAAGGGACCCGGGTACCCGCAGGCCGAGAGCGTCCTGGGAGACGCCATGTTGCGGTTTGGACGGGAGCTCGGTGACGAGTCCAGCTTCG GCTTGGCACTGATTGATGCCAGCGAAGCGATGAAGGAACTCGGCGAGGTGAAGGACGCTCTGGACATGGAGGTCAAACAGAACTTCATCGACCCTCTGCAGAACCTTCACGACAAAGACCTCAAAGAGATACAG CACCACCTGAAGAAGATGGAGGGCCGCCGTCTGGACTTCGACTACAAGAAGAAGCGTCAGGGGAAAGTCCAGGATGACGAAATCAAGCAGGCGCTGGAGAAGTTCGACGAGAGCAAAGAGGTGGCCGAGCAGAGCATGTTCAACCTGCTGGAGAGCGAC atcGAGCAGGTGAGCCAGCTGGCAGCGTTGGTTCAAGCTCAGCTGGAATACCACAGCCGCTCTGCTGaaatcctccagcagctctccaGCAAGATGGAGGACAG GATAAAAGAAGTGTCCGCTAAGCCGAGGAAGGAGTACGCCCCCAAACCCAGAATGACCCTGGAGCTGCTGCCGCCCAGCGAGAGCCACAACGGGGGCATCAACTCAGCCAAGTCGCCCGGAAGATCACCAG CCCCCCTGGACCAGCCCTGTTGCCGAGCGCTCTACGACTTTGAACCGGAGAACGAGGGCGAGCTTGGCTTCAAGGAAGGCGACGTCATCACCCTGACCAATCAGATCGATGACAACTGGTACGAGGGCATGATCAACGGCCAGTCCGGCTTCTTCCCCATCAACTACGTGGATATCCTGGTGCCGCTTCCTCGCTAg